In one Streptomyces sp. T12 genomic region, the following are encoded:
- a CDS encoding TerD family protein gives MNAINKGIRKVEISVKWDPSPAGQPPTDLDLVAATYLASDPYGDPAYVVHFDSRSPDGTIYLNRDSKDGKGFGWDEVMTLELDRLDSRYARVMVGVVIQQRPATRTFVSVIKPALRIREGYTVMAEGDFGGVLGSTAATVAEFVRQGSSSWDFHAGIHGFEDDPETFTATMGRTRQP, from the coding sequence GTGAACGCCATCAACAAGGGGATCCGGAAAGTCGAAATCTCTGTCAAGTGGGACCCGAGTCCGGCTGGGCAGCCGCCCACCGACCTGGACCTGGTCGCCGCGACGTACCTGGCGAGCGATCCGTACGGCGATCCCGCCTATGTGGTGCACTTCGACAGCCGCTCTCCCGACGGCACCATCTATCTCAACCGGGACAGCAAGGACGGCAAGGGCTTCGGCTGGGACGAGGTCATGACCCTGGAGCTCGACCGGCTCGACAGCCGGTACGCGCGCGTGATGGTCGGAGTCGTGATCCAGCAGCGCCCCGCGACACGCACCTTCGTCAGCGTTATCAAGCCGGCCCTGCGCATCCGCGAGGGCTACACCGTCATGGCCGAGGGCGACTTCGGCGGCGTCCTCGGCTCGACGGCGGCCACGGTCGCGGAGTTCGTACGCCAAGGGTCGAGCTCGTGGGACTTCCACGCCGGCATCCACGGTTTCGAGGACGACCCGGAGACGTTCACGGCGACCATGGGCAGGACCCGCCAACCCTGA